The proteins below come from a single Bactrocera dorsalis isolate Fly_Bdor chromosome 5, ASM2337382v1, whole genome shotgun sequence genomic window:
- the LOC105224417 gene encoding serine/arginine repetitive matrix protein 2 isoform X10: protein MALTTRNPAAIRSMSRRSNASAPRRTRIAFARLSCSFKKRDKKKKKERNSSVEKSRSRSPERNGRSERKRSEERSSKRGGDRSTTRHRSKSVTKRTRERHSAERNVRNERKRSEERSRKRSERKSPRNASKSSTRNPFRSRSRERAAAAATTTTRRTPQKTQRRNSSAESRSRDHSRERVRDNERRSRRERNDHSRERRKEVSVERNARDSKRDVSRSVSRDRRRQNTPRPKHLRTRTRSRSKSSHRNNRRRSTSSPAADKLRKRTITPTVPPPKSAAADSVSPTRSDSVTRKNPFNPFKVDVSSLAGPASASEAKPMANPFKNVTEAVKLTKMPSRTRSPSAASNGPNRTGEGRSRSNKDINRASRGRSPVKEERASSVRSTHSSREARVAKNEKPFNREHSSERKRTPELRRSPARRERELKRDKEHSRERRNSSSRNRRSRSHNIQLTKRRERSHSSDRSASRADHEADRRRRSSRERRRTPESLSVEQRSRRELKERERSRERRVSREKRAEQRRSEDRRGRSSKKITPPPQRRRTRSRSPKATSRNRDATSPTITKSRSSREQSTSSRRRVEAEKASAPRSQSRNSSELSYSPARRNPERYRDILEAADNKRVKEKAVSPERETKKRNTDTETASHDTRKMRKMPEETANNERDGREHGGRIREHANSDSGRALDRDLERERERDAQRNADRNERPRSKEKRSRERKRERETRDSSSTKRGKPISGPVVRLQGQSEDENETDERPEKVAAALDEFQETKRGRELKDLEMLEQLKTDIAAKAKEKLKTIEKLAIGGGSMSNEVSENNNNEQQRYKRGGMRNSLNEFLAANNVAAAVVAVSTNSNRNNNSNSNHTNNSNNNNSSNISTNSSHTVTQATKEAEGSGNKTPPLAAIYPQPLEVQMANDNQAKTEVPNNAILESDKEKDTVKVQTQEQQKDNTPQTDCKAVTAANGQAAKSPILANRNENTTHIVNVRSIPTTMGRQQIPLRRGARRTTPPPLILHPRKSHHRVKINTPSGGVALINAPPMTGGPPTNYTHYGGGGGGGPNTPANAAGAGGGVYARQMSGRVNHHHHHNNPPLIAHAPHTFNPLLSKHYNSGLNSLNNNTMLISRREHHHRCAMGLNANVNAQLTSINYTNNSLLLTPNNSHHHAHHHHSHQHPHSANATTVLSDQLLIAASLAAVSGSGGGGGGSGVGGIGGHHARGHHHDIGSGANHHHGYNTAAVAAAAASSLSYHHHHHHHQHSNKPKIIIKPFKINDPQPLVAALADSTLVDTIVSKVSTATVAAAESAARRSRSRSRRSRSRSRSRPRREAGGGGERSGGGTSRRHSNSRSRSSHYSSSSSRSHSRTRSRSHRSSRSRSHSHSSHSSCSTRSSSHSSSSSGSSGSSRTGSRSPSIPRRRGSPSFLDRRRITSARKRPIPYHRKTPSDASSYCSSCYSRDSSPHSPSRSPTPHSRSPSAAF from the exons ATGGCTCTGACAACGAGAAACCCAGCAGCGATTCGGAGTATGAGCAGAAGAAGCAACGCAAGCGCGCCAAGAAGGACAAG GATAGCTTTCGCAAGGCTCTCTTGTAGTTTT AAAAAACGcgataagaagaagaaaaaggaaCGCAACAGTTCGGTGGAGAAATCGCGCTCAAG ATCTCCTGAACGTAACGGCCGGAGTGAGCGTAAGCGTTCAGAAGAGAGATCATCGAAGAGAGGCGGCGATCGCAGTACAACACGGCATAGATCAAAATCTGTCACAAAAAGAACACGCGAACGCCATTCAGCGGAAAGAAATGTGAGGAATGAGCGAAAACGTTCCGAAGAGCGTTCTAGGAAGCGAAGCGAACGGAAATCTCCGCGTAATGCATCCAAATCGTCGACCAGAAATCCCTTCCGTAGTCGTTCACGTGAacgtgcagcagcagcagcaacaacaacaacacgacgTACGCCACAAAAAACGCAACGTCGCAATTCGTCAGCGGAAAGTCGCAGCAGAGATCATTCCAGAGAGCGAGTACGCGATAATGAGCGTCGTAGCCGACGTGAACGCAATGATCATTCGCGTGAGCGTCGTAAGGAAGTGTCTGTGGAACGCAATGCGCGTGATAGTAAACGTGATGTGTCACGTTCAGTATCACGTGATAGGCGTAGGCAGAATACCCCACGACCGAAACATCTACGGACACGCACTCGTTCGCGTTCCAAATCATCGCATCGCAATAATCGTAGGCGCTCTACTTCCTCTCCCGCGGCTGATAAATTGCGCAAGCGTACTATAACACCAACGGTGCCGCCACCAAAGAGTGCTGCCGCTGACTCTGTTTCACCTACACGTTCCGATTCCGTCACCCGTAAAAATCCCTTCAATCCATTCAAAGTAGATGTGTCGTCTTTAGCCGGGCCTGCGTCGGCGAGTGAGGCGAAACCAATGGCGAATCCATTTAAAAATGTCACTGAAGCCGTAAAATTAACGAAGATGCCGAGTCGCACTCGTTCCCCATCTGCGGCAAGCAACGGTCCCAACCGTACTGGTGAGGGACGTTCGCGTTCGAATAAAGATATAAATCGTGCCAGTCGTGGTCGTTCGCCCGTTAAGGAAGAACGAGCATCTTCGGTGCGTTCAACACATTCAAGTCGGGAAGCTCGTGTagctaaaaatgaaaaaccattTAACAGAGAACACTCTAGCGAACGCAAAAGAACACCTGAGCTACGACGTTCGCCAGCACGACGTGAACGTGAGTTGAAAAGAGATAAAGAACATTCACGTGAGCGTAGAAATTCTTCGTCACGAAATCGGCGCTCGCGGTCACACAATATTCAGCTAACTAAACGACGCGAACGATCGCATAGTAGCGATCGATCTGCATCGCGTGCTGACCACGAGGCCGACAGACGTAGAAGAAGCTCTCGAGAACGGCGTAGAACACCCGAATCGCTATCGGTGGAACAACGTTCCCGTCGTGAATtgaaagaaagagaaagatCACGGGAACGTCGTGTCTCACGTGAAAAACGAGCTGAACAACGAAGATCTGAAGATCGTCGTGGACGTTCATCCAAGAAAATAACACCACCACCACAACGTCGTCGTACAAGATCACGTTCCCCTAAAGCAACGTCAAGAAATCGAGATGCTACGTCCCCCACAATCACAAAATCACGTTCATCACGTGAGCAGAGTACGTCGTCTAGAAGGCGCGTCGAAGCTGAAAAGGCAAGTGCACCACGCTCGCAATCGCGCAACTCGTCAGAACTCAGCTACTCACCGGCACGTCGTAATCCGGAACGTTATCGCGACATACTCGAAGCAGCCGATAACAAAAGGGTGAAAGAAAAAGCGGTATCACCAGAACGTGAGACAAAGAAACGCAATACCGACACTGAAACAGCGTCACATGACACACGTAAAATGCGCAAAATGCCCGAAGAGACCGCAAACAACGAGCGGGATGGCCGCGAGCATGGTGGGCGCATCAGAGAACATGCTAACAGTGACAGCGGTCGCGCACTTGATCGAGATCTGGAACGCGAACGCGAACGTGATGCTCAACGTAACGCCGATCGAAATGAGCGTCCGCGTAGCAAAGAAAAGCGCAGCAGGGAGCGCAAACGTGAGCGTGAAACTCGCGATTCTTCAAGCACGAAGCGTGGCAAACCCATATCAGGGCCCGTAGTACGCTTACAAGGTCAGAGTGAGGACGAAAACGAAACAGATGAGCGCCCGGAAAAGGTAGCCGCTGCGCTCGATGAATTCCAAGAAACCAAACGTGGACGTGAACTGAAAGACTTGGAAATGCTGGAACAGCTTAAAACGGACATAGCCGCCAAAGCAAAAGAGAAGTTGAAGACAATTGAGAAATTGGCCATTGGCGGAGGAAGCATGAGTAATGAAGTAagtgaaaacaataacaatgaacAACAACGCTACAAGCGCGGTGGCATGCGAAATTCGTTGAACGAGTTTCTAGCGGCCAACAATGTAGCGGCCGCCGTTGTTGCTGTATCAACGAACTCTAATAGAAATAACAACAGTAATAGTAATCATAcaaataatagcaacaataataacagtaGCAATATTAGTACTAACAGTAGCCATACCGTAACACAAGCAACCAAGGAAGCCGAAGGTAGTGGCAATAAGACGCCGCCATTGGCTGCGATTTATCCCCAACCATTGGAAGTCCAAATGGCAAATGATAATCAAGCTAAAACCGAAGTACCAAATAATGCAATATTAGAAAGTGATAAGGAAAAGGATACGGTAAAAGTGCAaacacaagaacaacaaaaggACAATACGCCGCAGACCGATTGCAAGGCCGTCACTGCAGCAAATGGTCAGGCGGCAAAGAGTCCAATATTAGCAAATCGAAATGAAAACACCACGCATATAGTAAATGTGCGAAGTATACCGACAACAATGGGTCGTCAGCAAATACCATTGCGTCGTGGAGCACGTCGTACAACGCCGCCACCATTGATCTTACATCCGCGGAAATCGCATCACAGGGTAAAAATCAATACACCCAGCGGTGGTGTCGCACTCATTAATGCGCCTCCCATGACTGGCGGTCCTCCCACTAATTACACGCATTAcggcggtggcggcggcggcgggcCCAACACACCAGCCAATGCCGCCGGTGCTGGCGGTGGTGTTTATGCGCGTCAAATGTCTGGCCGTGTTAATCATCATCACCACCACAACAATCCGCCATTAATCGCGCATGCGCCGCATACCTTCAATCCGTTGCTAAGTAAACATTATAACAGCGGTCTCAACAGCTTAAACAATAACACAATGCTAATTAGTCGACGTGAGCATCATCATCGCTGTGCGATGGGTTTAAATGCTAACGTTAATGCTCAACTCACTTCAATTAATTATACTAATAACAGCTTACTACTAACACCAAATAACAGTCATCATCACGCACACCACCATCATTCGCACCAACATCCGCACAGCGCCAATGCCACAACGGTACTAAGCGATCAACTGTTGATCGCCGCCTCGTTGGCCGCCGTGTCGGGCagtggtggcggtggtggtggcagCGGTGTTGGCGGCATCGGTGGTCATCACGCGCGTGGTCACCATCATGATATAGGCAGTGGCGCGAACCATCATCACGGCTATAATACGGCGGCAGTagccgctgctgctgcttctaGTTTAAGTTATCATCACCACCATCATCACCACCAACATTCGAATAAaccgaaaattataataaagccTTTTAAAATTAACGATCCACAGCCTCTGGTAGCGGCTCTAGCCGACAGTACGCTCGTCGATACAATTGTCTCGAAAGTGTCCACAGCCACAGTGGCCGCAGCTGAGAGTGCCGCACGCCGCAGTCGCAGTCGTTCAAGACGCAGTCGCAGCCGTAGCCGTAGCCGACCACGACGTGAAGCAGGTGGCGGTGGCGAACGGAGCGGCGGAGGAACCAGCCGTCGGCATTCCAATAGCCGATCACGTTCATC GCATTATTCGTCGTCGAGTAGTCGCAGCCATAGCCGTACACGTAGTCGTAGCCATCGCAGTTCACGTTCTCGCTCACATTCACACTCTTCGCATTCGAGCTGTTCGACGCGTAGTAGTTCACATAGCTCATCAAG ctCTGGCAGTTCCGGTTCCTCCCGTACGGGTTCACGTTCACCATCAATTCCCCGAAGGCGTGGATCTCCCAGTTTTCTCGATCGTCGCCGCATAACAAG CGCCCGCAAGCGTCCGATCCCGTATCATCGGAAAACACCATCGGATGCATCCAGCTACTGTTCGAGCTGCTACAGTCGCGACAGTTCACCACATTCACCTTCGCGTTCACCAACGCCGCACAGCCGTAGTCCGTCGGCGGCATTTTGa
- the LOC105224417 gene encoding serine/arginine repetitive matrix protein 2 isoform X8: MKHMSMLPNRRRRKRRNARARVLPAPNVKRIRRKSLKNIKKKVSRRRRNRESVKPASPTAAIPIMALTTRNPAAIRSMSRRSNASAPRRTRIAFARLSCSFKKRDKKKKKERNSSVEKSRSRSPERNGRSERKRSEERSSKRGGDRSTTRHRSKSVTKRTRERHSAERNVRNERKRSEERSRKRSERKSPRNASKSSTRNPFRSRSRERAAAAATTTTRRTPQKTQRRNSSAESRSRDHSRERVRDNERRSRRERNDHSRERRKEVSVERNARDSKRDVSRSVSRDRRRQNTPRPKHLRTRTRSRSKSSHRNNRRRSTSSPAADKLRKRTITPTVPPPKSAAADSVSPTRSDSVTRKNPFNPFKVDVSSLAGPASASEAKPMANPFKNVTEAVKLTKMPSRTRSPSAASNGPNRTGEGRSRSNKDINRASRGRSPVKEERASSVRSTHSSREARVAKNEKPFNREHSSERKRTPELRRSPARRERELKRDKEHSRERRNSSSRNRRSRSHNIQLTKRRERSHSSDRSASRADHEADRRRRSSRERRRTPESLSVEQRSRRELKERERSRERRVSREKRAEQRRSEDRRGRSSKKITPPPQRRRTRSRSPKATSRNRDATSPTITKSRSSREQSTSSRRRVEAEKASAPRSQSRNSSELSYSPARRNPERYRDILEAADNKRVKEKAVSPERETKKRNTDTETASHDTRKMRKMPEETANNERDGREHGGRIREHANSDSGRALDRDLERERERDAQRNADRNERPRSKEKRSRERKRERETRDSSSTKRGKPISGPVVRLQGQSEDENETDERPEKVAAALDEFQETKRGRELKDLEMLEQLKTDIAAKAKEKLKTIEKLAIGGGSMSNEVSENNNNEQQRYKRGGMRNSLNEFLAANNVAAAVVAVSTNSNRNNNSNSNHTNNSNNNNSSNISTNSSHTVTQATKEAEGSGNKTPPLAAIYPQPLEVQMANDNQAKTEVPNNAILESDKEKDTVKVQTQEQQKDNTPQTDCKAVTAANGQAAKSPILANRNENTTHIVNVRSIPTTMGRQQIPLRRGARRTTPPPLILHPRKSHHRVKINTPSGGVALINAPPMTGGPPTNYTHYGGGGGGGPNTPANAAGAGGGVYARQMSGRVNHHHHHNNPPLIAHAPHTFNPLLSKHYNSGLNSLNNNTMLISRREHHHRCAMGLNANVNAQLTSINYTNNSLLLTPNNSHHHAHHHHSHQHPHSANATTVLSDQLLIAASLAAVSGSGGGGGGSGVGGIGGHHARGHHHDIGSGANHHHGYNTAAVAAAAASSLSYHHHHHHHQHSNKPKIIIKPFKINDPQPLVAALADSTLVDTIVSKVSTATVAAAESAARRSRSRSRRSRSRSRSRPRREAGGGGERSGGGTSRRHSNSRSRSSHYSSSSSRSHSRTRSRSHRSSRSRSHSHSSHSSCSTRSSSHSSSSSGSSGSSRTGSRSPSIPRRRGSPSFLDRRRITSARKRPIPYHRKTPSDASSYCSSCYSRDSSPHSPSRSPTPHSRSPSAAF; this comes from the exons ATGAAGCACATGAGCATGCTTCCAAATcggagaagaagaaaaagaagaaacgcaCGCGCGAGAG TTCTGCCAGCCCCGAACGTAAAAAGGATAAGaagaaaaagtctaaaaaacataaaaaagaaag TAAgtcgaagaagaagaaatcgAGAAAGCGTAAAGCCAGCGAGTCCGACAGCGGCGATTCCGATCATGGCTCTGACAACGAGAAACCCAGCAGCGATTCGGAGTATGAGCAGAAGAAGCAACGCAAGCGCGCCAAGAAGGACAAG GATAGCTTTCGCAAGGCTCTCTTGTAGTTTT AAAAAACGcgataagaagaagaaaaaggaaCGCAACAGTTCGGTGGAGAAATCGCGCTCAAG ATCTCCTGAACGTAACGGCCGGAGTGAGCGTAAGCGTTCAGAAGAGAGATCATCGAAGAGAGGCGGCGATCGCAGTACAACACGGCATAGATCAAAATCTGTCACAAAAAGAACACGCGAACGCCATTCAGCGGAAAGAAATGTGAGGAATGAGCGAAAACGTTCCGAAGAGCGTTCTAGGAAGCGAAGCGAACGGAAATCTCCGCGTAATGCATCCAAATCGTCGACCAGAAATCCCTTCCGTAGTCGTTCACGTGAacgtgcagcagcagcagcaacaacaacaacacgacgTACGCCACAAAAAACGCAACGTCGCAATTCGTCAGCGGAAAGTCGCAGCAGAGATCATTCCAGAGAGCGAGTACGCGATAATGAGCGTCGTAGCCGACGTGAACGCAATGATCATTCGCGTGAGCGTCGTAAGGAAGTGTCTGTGGAACGCAATGCGCGTGATAGTAAACGTGATGTGTCACGTTCAGTATCACGTGATAGGCGTAGGCAGAATACCCCACGACCGAAACATCTACGGACACGCACTCGTTCGCGTTCCAAATCATCGCATCGCAATAATCGTAGGCGCTCTACTTCCTCTCCCGCGGCTGATAAATTGCGCAAGCGTACTATAACACCAACGGTGCCGCCACCAAAGAGTGCTGCCGCTGACTCTGTTTCACCTACACGTTCCGATTCCGTCACCCGTAAAAATCCCTTCAATCCATTCAAAGTAGATGTGTCGTCTTTAGCCGGGCCTGCGTCGGCGAGTGAGGCGAAACCAATGGCGAATCCATTTAAAAATGTCACTGAAGCCGTAAAATTAACGAAGATGCCGAGTCGCACTCGTTCCCCATCTGCGGCAAGCAACGGTCCCAACCGTACTGGTGAGGGACGTTCGCGTTCGAATAAAGATATAAATCGTGCCAGTCGTGGTCGTTCGCCCGTTAAGGAAGAACGAGCATCTTCGGTGCGTTCAACACATTCAAGTCGGGAAGCTCGTGTagctaaaaatgaaaaaccattTAACAGAGAACACTCTAGCGAACGCAAAAGAACACCTGAGCTACGACGTTCGCCAGCACGACGTGAACGTGAGTTGAAAAGAGATAAAGAACATTCACGTGAGCGTAGAAATTCTTCGTCACGAAATCGGCGCTCGCGGTCACACAATATTCAGCTAACTAAACGACGCGAACGATCGCATAGTAGCGATCGATCTGCATCGCGTGCTGACCACGAGGCCGACAGACGTAGAAGAAGCTCTCGAGAACGGCGTAGAACACCCGAATCGCTATCGGTGGAACAACGTTCCCGTCGTGAATtgaaagaaagagaaagatCACGGGAACGTCGTGTCTCACGTGAAAAACGAGCTGAACAACGAAGATCTGAAGATCGTCGTGGACGTTCATCCAAGAAAATAACACCACCACCACAACGTCGTCGTACAAGATCACGTTCCCCTAAAGCAACGTCAAGAAATCGAGATGCTACGTCCCCCACAATCACAAAATCACGTTCATCACGTGAGCAGAGTACGTCGTCTAGAAGGCGCGTCGAAGCTGAAAAGGCAAGTGCACCACGCTCGCAATCGCGCAACTCGTCAGAACTCAGCTACTCACCGGCACGTCGTAATCCGGAACGTTATCGCGACATACTCGAAGCAGCCGATAACAAAAGGGTGAAAGAAAAAGCGGTATCACCAGAACGTGAGACAAAGAAACGCAATACCGACACTGAAACAGCGTCACATGACACACGTAAAATGCGCAAAATGCCCGAAGAGACCGCAAACAACGAGCGGGATGGCCGCGAGCATGGTGGGCGCATCAGAGAACATGCTAACAGTGACAGCGGTCGCGCACTTGATCGAGATCTGGAACGCGAACGCGAACGTGATGCTCAACGTAACGCCGATCGAAATGAGCGTCCGCGTAGCAAAGAAAAGCGCAGCAGGGAGCGCAAACGTGAGCGTGAAACTCGCGATTCTTCAAGCACGAAGCGTGGCAAACCCATATCAGGGCCCGTAGTACGCTTACAAGGTCAGAGTGAGGACGAAAACGAAACAGATGAGCGCCCGGAAAAGGTAGCCGCTGCGCTCGATGAATTCCAAGAAACCAAACGTGGACGTGAACTGAAAGACTTGGAAATGCTGGAACAGCTTAAAACGGACATAGCCGCCAAAGCAAAAGAGAAGTTGAAGACAATTGAGAAATTGGCCATTGGCGGAGGAAGCATGAGTAATGAAGTAagtgaaaacaataacaatgaacAACAACGCTACAAGCGCGGTGGCATGCGAAATTCGTTGAACGAGTTTCTAGCGGCCAACAATGTAGCGGCCGCCGTTGTTGCTGTATCAACGAACTCTAATAGAAATAACAACAGTAATAGTAATCATAcaaataatagcaacaataataacagtaGCAATATTAGTACTAACAGTAGCCATACCGTAACACAAGCAACCAAGGAAGCCGAAGGTAGTGGCAATAAGACGCCGCCATTGGCTGCGATTTATCCCCAACCATTGGAAGTCCAAATGGCAAATGATAATCAAGCTAAAACCGAAGTACCAAATAATGCAATATTAGAAAGTGATAAGGAAAAGGATACGGTAAAAGTGCAaacacaagaacaacaaaaggACAATACGCCGCAGACCGATTGCAAGGCCGTCACTGCAGCAAATGGTCAGGCGGCAAAGAGTCCAATATTAGCAAATCGAAATGAAAACACCACGCATATAGTAAATGTGCGAAGTATACCGACAACAATGGGTCGTCAGCAAATACCATTGCGTCGTGGAGCACGTCGTACAACGCCGCCACCATTGATCTTACATCCGCGGAAATCGCATCACAGGGTAAAAATCAATACACCCAGCGGTGGTGTCGCACTCATTAATGCGCCTCCCATGACTGGCGGTCCTCCCACTAATTACACGCATTAcggcggtggcggcggcggcgggcCCAACACACCAGCCAATGCCGCCGGTGCTGGCGGTGGTGTTTATGCGCGTCAAATGTCTGGCCGTGTTAATCATCATCACCACCACAACAATCCGCCATTAATCGCGCATGCGCCGCATACCTTCAATCCGTTGCTAAGTAAACATTATAACAGCGGTCTCAACAGCTTAAACAATAACACAATGCTAATTAGTCGACGTGAGCATCATCATCGCTGTGCGATGGGTTTAAATGCTAACGTTAATGCTCAACTCACTTCAATTAATTATACTAATAACAGCTTACTACTAACACCAAATAACAGTCATCATCACGCACACCACCATCATTCGCACCAACATCCGCACAGCGCCAATGCCACAACGGTACTAAGCGATCAACTGTTGATCGCCGCCTCGTTGGCCGCCGTGTCGGGCagtggtggcggtggtggtggcagCGGTGTTGGCGGCATCGGTGGTCATCACGCGCGTGGTCACCATCATGATATAGGCAGTGGCGCGAACCATCATCACGGCTATAATACGGCGGCAGTagccgctgctgctgcttctaGTTTAAGTTATCATCACCACCATCATCACCACCAACATTCGAATAAaccgaaaattataataaagccTTTTAAAATTAACGATCCACAGCCTCTGGTAGCGGCTCTAGCCGACAGTACGCTCGTCGATACAATTGTCTCGAAAGTGTCCACAGCCACAGTGGCCGCAGCTGAGAGTGCCGCACGCCGCAGTCGCAGTCGTTCAAGACGCAGTCGCAGCCGTAGCCGTAGCCGACCACGACGTGAAGCAGGTGGCGGTGGCGAACGGAGCGGCGGAGGAACCAGCCGTCGGCATTCCAATAGCCGATCACGTTCATC GCATTATTCGTCGTCGAGTAGTCGCAGCCATAGCCGTACACGTAGTCGTAGCCATCGCAGTTCACGTTCTCGCTCACATTCACACTCTTCGCATTCGAGCTGTTCGACGCGTAGTAGTTCACATAGCTCATCAAG ctCTGGCAGTTCCGGTTCCTCCCGTACGGGTTCACGTTCACCATCAATTCCCCGAAGGCGTGGATCTCCCAGTTTTCTCGATCGTCGCCGCATAACAAG CGCCCGCAAGCGTCCGATCCCGTATCATCGGAAAACACCATCGGATGCATCCAGCTACTGTTCGAGCTGCTACAGTCGCGACAGTTCACCACATTCACCTTCGCGTTCACCAACGCCGCACAGCCGTAGTCCGTCGGCGGCATTTTGa